A DNA window from Oncorhynchus tshawytscha isolate Ot180627B linkage group LG13, Otsh_v2.0, whole genome shotgun sequence contains the following coding sequences:
- the LOC112234718 gene encoding methylosome subunit pICln-like isoform X3, translating into MVLLRSVPAPSEGVRHEQAETTAVLDGKGLGAGTLYVAETRLSWFDGSGMGFSLEYPTISLHAISRDLSTYPQEHLYVMVNAKLNDENEAEMQENAHDQEDEDNSSEEDDSEGITEIRFVPRDKAALESMFSAMCECQALHPDPDDEDSDGDFDGDEYDVEEAEHGQGDIPSFCTYEEGVSGLTAEGQATLQRLEGMLAQSVANTFHMAGVRTDEANGEFDDGMEVDAGSTMAGQFEDADADH; encoded by the exons ATGGTTCTGCTAAGGAGTGTCCCCGCACCCAGCGAGGGAGTCCGGCATGAACAAGCCGAGACCACGGCGGTGTTGGACGGGAAGGGCCTCGGCGCAGGAACGCTCTACGTTGCTGAAAC GCGATTGTCGTGGTTTGACGGTTCAGGGATGGGCTTCTCTCTAGAGTACCCCACTATCAGCCTGCACGCCATCTCACGAGACCTCAGCACCTACCCACAGGAACATCTATACGTCATGGTCAACGCCAAACTCAACG ATGAGAACGAAGCAGAGATGCAGGAGAATGCCCATGATCAAGAAGATGAGGATAACAGTAGTGAGGAAGATGATTCTGAGGGGATCACAGAGATCCGCTTCGTCCCTAGAGACAAGGCAGCAT tggaGTCAATGTTTTCAGCGATGTGTGAGTGTCAGGCCCTGCACCCAGACCCAGATGATGAAGACTCCGACGGGGACTTTGACGGAGATGAGTACGATGTGGAAGAAGCGG AGCATGGTCAGGGTGATATCCCGTCGTTCTGTACATATGAGGAGGGTGTGTCGGGTCTGACGGCTGAAGGCCAGGCTACTCTTCAGAGACTGGAGGGCATGTTAGCTCAGTCTGTTGCTAACACCTTTCACATGGCTGGGGTCCGCACTGATGAGGCCAATGGAGAGTTTGACG ATGGGATGGAGGTGGATGCAGGGTCGACGATGGCCGGACAGTTTGAAGATGCAGACGCAGACCACTAG
- the LOC112234718 gene encoding methylosome subunit pICln-like isoform X2, with protein sequence MVLLRSVPAPSEGVRHEQAETTAVLDGKGLGAGTLYVAETRLSWFDGSGMGFSLEYPTISLHAISRDLSTYPQEHLYVMVNAKLNDENEAEMQENAHDQEDEDNSSEEDDSEGITEIRFVPRDKAALESMFSAMCECQALHPDPDDEDSDGDFDGDEYDVEEAEAEHGQGDIPSFCTYEEGVSGLTAEGQATLQRLEGMLAQSVANTFHMAGVRTDEANGEFDDGMEVDAGSTMAGQFEDADADH encoded by the exons ATGGTTCTGCTAAGGAGTGTCCCCGCACCCAGCGAGGGAGTCCGGCATGAACAAGCCGAGACCACGGCGGTGTTGGACGGGAAGGGCCTCGGCGCAGGAACGCTCTACGTTGCTGAAAC GCGATTGTCGTGGTTTGACGGTTCAGGGATGGGCTTCTCTCTAGAGTACCCCACTATCAGCCTGCACGCCATCTCACGAGACCTCAGCACCTACCCACAGGAACATCTATACGTCATGGTCAACGCCAAACTCAACG ATGAGAACGAAGCAGAGATGCAGGAGAATGCCCATGATCAAGAAGATGAGGATAACAGTAGTGAGGAAGATGATTCTGAGGGGATCACAGAGATCCGCTTCGTCCCTAGAGACAAGGCAGCAT tggaGTCAATGTTTTCAGCGATGTGTGAGTGTCAGGCCCTGCACCCAGACCCAGATGATGAAGACTCCGACGGGGACTTTGACGGAGATGAGTACGATGTGGAAGAAGCGG AGGCAG AGCATGGTCAGGGTGATATCCCGTCGTTCTGTACATATGAGGAGGGTGTGTCGGGTCTGACGGCTGAAGGCCAGGCTACTCTTCAGAGACTGGAGGGCATGTTAGCTCAGTCTGTTGCTAACACCTTTCACATGGCTGGGGTCCGCACTGATGAGGCCAATGGAGAGTTTGACG ATGGGATGGAGGTGGATGCAGGGTCGACGATGGCCGGACAGTTTGAAGATGCAGACGCAGACCACTA A
- the LOC112234718 gene encoding methylosome subunit pICln-like isoform X1: MVLLRSVPAPSEGVRHEQAETTAVLDGKGLGAGTLYVAETRLSWFDGSGMGFSLEYPTISLHAISRDLSTYPQEHLYVMVNAKLNDENEAEMQENAHDQEDEDNSSEEDDSEGITEIRFVPRDKAALESMFSAMCECQALHPDPDDEDSDGDFDGDEYDVEEAEAEHGQGDIPSFCTYEEGVSGLTAEGQATLQRLEGMLAQSVANTFHMAGVRTDEANGEFDDGMEVDAGSTMAGQFEDADADH, from the exons ATGGTTCTGCTAAGGAGTGTCCCCGCACCCAGCGAGGGAGTCCGGCATGAACAAGCCGAGACCACGGCGGTGTTGGACGGGAAGGGCCTCGGCGCAGGAACGCTCTACGTTGCTGAAAC GCGATTGTCGTGGTTTGACGGTTCAGGGATGGGCTTCTCTCTAGAGTACCCCACTATCAGCCTGCACGCCATCTCACGAGACCTCAGCACCTACCCACAGGAACATCTATACGTCATGGTCAACGCCAAACTCAACG ATGAGAACGAAGCAGAGATGCAGGAGAATGCCCATGATCAAGAAGATGAGGATAACAGTAGTGAGGAAGATGATTCTGAGGGGATCACAGAGATCCGCTTCGTCCCTAGAGACAAGGCAGCAT tggaGTCAATGTTTTCAGCGATGTGTGAGTGTCAGGCCCTGCACCCAGACCCAGATGATGAAGACTCCGACGGGGACTTTGACGGAGATGAGTACGATGTGGAAGAAGCGG AGGCAG AGCATGGTCAGGGTGATATCCCGTCGTTCTGTACATATGAGGAGGGTGTGTCGGGTCTGACGGCTGAAGGCCAGGCTACTCTTCAGAGACTGGAGGGCATGTTAGCTCAGTCTGTTGCTAACACCTTTCACATGGCTGGGGTCCGCACTGATGAGGCCAATGGAGAGTTTGACG ATGGGATGGAGGTGGATGCAGGGTCGACGATGGCCGGACAGTTTGAAGATGCAGACGCAGACCACTAG